In a genomic window of Nothobranchius furzeri strain GRZ-AD chromosome 14, NfurGRZ-RIMD1, whole genome shotgun sequence:
- the wars2 gene encoding tryptophan--tRNA ligase, mitochondrial, which translates to MALPCRNNLKFLFSFLPKSNYWKRSFCAAMSPKNQTPPGSGRVFSGIQPTGVPHLGNYLGALENWVSLQNQYSSVLYSIVDLHSITQPKDPALLRNNILDMAASLLACGVDPERAILFQQSQVSEHSELSWILGCLTSMPRLRHLPQWKVKSKQKNEGSVGLYTYPVLQAADILLYKSTHVPVGEDQVQHLDLAQDLARIFNYHYGDVFPEARALLSSTRKVKSLRDPSAKMSKSDTQAMATISITDSPDDIALKIRRAVTDFTSEVTFDPETRPGVSNLVTIHAAMATITVQEAVSRAKGLDTGAYKTLVSEAVIQRLTPIREEFQRLRADRAHLQNLLELGNRRARELAAPVMAEVRHRVGFS; encoded by the exons ACTCCTCCTGGAAGTGGTCGCGTGTTCTCAGGTATCCAGCCCACTGGAGTACCGCATCTAGGGAACTACTTGGGCGCCCTGGAGAACTGGGTGTCCCTGCAGAACCAGTACTCGTCGGTGCTGTACAGCATAGTGGACCTGCACTCCATCACGCAGCCCAAGGACCCGGCTCTGCTCAGGAACAACATCCTGGACATGGCAGCCAGCCTGCTGGCCTGTGGCGTCGACCCAGAAAGGGCGATCCTCTTCCAGCAGTCTCAG GTGTCTGAGCACTCTGAGCTCTCCTGGATCCTCGGATGCCTGACCAGCATGCCCCGCCTACGGCACCTGCCACAGTGGAAg GTGAAGAGCAAACAGAAGAACGAGGGCAGTGTAGGCCTCTACACGTATCCAGTCCTCCAGGCTGCAGACATCCTCCTCTAcaa GTCCACACACGTCCCTGTCGGGGAGGATCAAGTCCAGCATCTGGACCTGGCTCAGGATCTCGCTCGTATCTTCAACTATCACTATGGAGATGTGTTTCCTGAAGCTCGTGCACTGCTGa GCTCCACCAGAAAGGTCAAGTCCCTCCGTGACCCCTCTGCCAAGATGTCCAAGTCAGACACACAAGCAATGGCGACCATCAGCATCACCGACTCTCCCGATGACATCGCCCTCAAGATCCGCCGCGCTGTCACAGACTTTACCTCTGAGGTCACCTTTGACCCAGAGACCCGCCCAGGTGTGTCCAATTTGGTGACCATCCATGCTGCCATGGCGACCATCACCGTGCAGGAGGCGGTGTCGCGGGCCAAAGGGTTGGACACGGGAGCCTACAAGACGCTGGTGAGTGAGGCAGTGATCCAGAGGCTGACGCCCATCAGAGAGGAGTTCCAGAGGCTGAGGGCAGACCGGGCTCACCTGCAGAACCTGCTGGAGCTGGGGAACCGCAGGGCCCGGGAACTGGCTGCACCTGTGATGGCAGAGGTCCGACACAGAGTGGGCTTCAGCTGA